One window from the genome of Actinomycetota bacterium encodes:
- a CDS encoding NAD-dependent epimerase/dehydratase family protein translates to MRIFVAGATGALGRRLVPLLVTDGHQVTAMTRTAGKAAGLRAAGAEPVVADALDREAVTLAVAAARPEVVVHQLTDLAGTTSFRKFDREFAATNRLRTEGTDHLVAAARAAGARRLVAQSFAGWPFARVGGPVKTEDDPLDPDPPAELRRTLDAIRHLESAVLGAEGLEGVVLRYGGFYGPGTSAGDGGFMADDLRRGRFPLVGAGTGVWSFIHIDDAATATLAAVERGAPGIYQIVDDDPAPVADWLPALAAAVGARPPRRVPAWLARLLAGDHAVVLMTEVRGASNAKAKRDLAWHPAHPSWRDGFRTALGVAAP, encoded by the coding sequence ATGAGGATCTTCGTCGCCGGGGCGACCGGGGCGCTGGGCCGCCGGCTGGTGCCGCTGCTGGTCACCGACGGCCACCAGGTGACCGCCATGACCCGCACCGCCGGGAAGGCCGCCGGCCTGCGCGCGGCCGGGGCCGAGCCGGTGGTCGCCGACGCCCTCGACCGGGAGGCGGTGACCCTGGCCGTCGCCGCCGCCCGGCCCGAGGTGGTCGTGCACCAGCTCACCGACCTGGCCGGCACGACCAGCTTCCGCAAGTTCGACCGGGAGTTCGCCGCCACCAACCGGCTGCGCACCGAGGGCACCGACCACCTGGTGGCCGCGGCCCGGGCCGCCGGGGCCAGGCGGCTGGTCGCCCAGAGCTTCGCCGGCTGGCCGTTCGCCCGGGTCGGCGGGCCGGTCAAGACCGAGGACGACCCGCTCGACCCCGACCCGCCGGCCGAGCTGCGGCGCACCCTGGACGCCATCCGCCACCTCGAGTCGGCCGTGCTCGGAGCCGAGGGCCTGGAGGGGGTCGTGCTGCGCTACGGCGGCTTCTACGGCCCCGGGACCTCGGCCGGGGACGGCGGGTTCATGGCCGACGACCTGCGCCGGGGCCGCTTCCCCCTGGTCGGCGCCGGCACCGGCGTGTGGTCGTTCATCCACATCGACGACGCCGCCACGGCCACCCTGGCCGCGGTCGAGCGGGGCGCCCCCGGCATCTACCAGATCGTCGACGACGACCCGGCCCCGGTGGCGGACTGGCTGCCGGCCCTGGCCGCCGCCGTCGGCGCCCGCCCCCCACGGCGGGTCCCGGCCTGGCTGGCCCGCCTCCTGGCCGGCGACCACGCCGTGGTCCTGATGACCGAGGTCCGCGGGGCCAGCAACGCCAAGGCCAAGCGCGACCTCGCCTGGCATCCCGCCCACCCCAGCTGGCGCGACGGCTTCCGCACCGCCCTGGGCGTGGCCGCGCCCTAG
- a CDS encoding GNAT family protein: MPYLVAPVVPAGRMGGRGQPVLKAAGGLVLRPWEAGDAEVVLEAYRDPEIQRWNLRAFGSLEEAGAWIAQWAGRWRAERDGCWAVADGAGTVLGRVALREVRLPDGVGECTYWVLPATRNRGVATAATAEVARWALDELGLHRLFLMHSTANPASCRVAAKAGFALEGTLRGAMLHPDGWHDMHLHGRVRGDA; the protein is encoded by the coding sequence ATGCCGTACCTGGTGGCGCCCGTCGTGCCGGCCGGCCGGATGGGGGGCCGGGGCCAGCCGGTCCTGAAGGCCGCGGGCGGGCTGGTCCTGCGGCCCTGGGAGGCCGGGGACGCGGAGGTGGTCCTGGAGGCCTACCGCGACCCCGAGATCCAGCGGTGGAACCTGCGCGCCTTCGGCTCGCTGGAGGAGGCCGGCGCCTGGATCGCCCAGTGGGCCGGGCGCTGGCGGGCCGAGCGCGATGGCTGCTGGGCGGTCGCCGACGGCGCCGGGACGGTGCTGGGCCGGGTCGCGCTGCGGGAGGTCCGGCTGCCGGACGGCGTCGGCGAGTGCACCTACTGGGTCCTGCCGGCGACCCGGAACCGGGGTGTGGCCACCGCCGCCACCGCCGAGGTGGCCCGCTGGGCCCTGGACGAACTGGGCCTGCACCGCCTGTTCCTGATGCACTCGACGGCCAACCCGGCCTCCTGCCGGGTCGCGGCCAAGGCCGGGTTCGCCCTCGAAGGCACCTTGCGCGGCGCCATGCTCCACCCGGACGGCTGGCACGACATGCACCTGCACGGCCGGGTCCGCGGCGACGCCTAG